The proteins below are encoded in one region of Oncorhynchus tshawytscha isolate Ot180627B unplaced genomic scaffold, Otsh_v2.0 Un_scaffold_7382_pilon_pilon, whole genome shotgun sequence:
- the dok1a gene encoding docking protein 2 isoform X1, which translates to MPRDALNIMDIHVKAGQVYLQHRNVEKKWKQHWLTLYPSSRCGVARLERQEVGGGERAGPSGVWKHQDKVKEKRVIRLSEVNLTAVIRVLRLPPHAEACPKDNMAAFCVETDGRRFVFAADKDDCVEWVERMCDLAFQGGSTGQQPQIQMEDNQIYVSREEISEFRVGVKQTDVAMRCGLQGEYYWLQVAQDGLVLKEAETRKSLQDWPYRLIRRYGRDKLTFNIEAGRRCDSGPGTFTFETCQADVIFSLIETAIREQKAVARDECEGDTVVANRSPNMPRARSPLPKLPDSAAILEGSYSFKPVFSNAIGSEQCLYSQPPNLIGSEECPYSEPADSIKPKAPSLNSYLTPPTASTLTPSIPLHPCNHHVNRTEPVYADPADILSLTPPRSTPPPPPPTSSSCSYHHDNKPEPFYSEVYDRASPLSDTTQQQKQSQDQRGRNLAKRNPSIVSLVWGPQPRAPTLTRSPTFTARSASQALHHHHPPLPHWPPLPPHHHRR; encoded by the exons ATGCCGAGAGACGCTTTGAACATAATGGACATTCATGTGAAAGCAGGACAAGTTTACCTTCAACACAGAAATGTAGAAAAG AAGTGGAAGCAGCATTGGCTGACTCTCTACCCCTCCAGCCGCTGCGGTGTAGCCAGGCTAGAGCGCCAGGAAGTGGGGGGAGGAGAGCGGGCCGGTCCCTCTGGGGTCTGGAAGCACCAGGACAAAGTTAAGGAGAAGAGGGTGATCCGTCTGTCAGAGGTCAACCTTACTGCT GTGATCAGGGTCCTGAGGCTGCCCCCACACGCTGAGGCCTGCCCCAAAGACAACATGGCCGCCTTCTGTGTGGAGACAGATGGCAGGAGGTTCGTCTTCGCAGCGGATAAGGACGACTGCGTGGAGTGGGTGGAGAGGATGTGTGACCTCGCCTTCCAG GGAGGCTCCACTGGTCAGCAGCCCCAAATTCAGATGGAGGACAACCAGATCTACGTCTCCAGGGAGGAAA tTAGTGAGTTCAGGGTGGGTGTGAAGCAGACGGATGTAGCGATGCGCTGCGGCCTCCAGGGGGAGTACTATTGGCTGCAAGTGGCCCAGGACGGGCTGGTCCTTAAGGAGGCGGAGACCAGGAAGAGTTTGCAGGACTGGCCCTATCGGCTGATACGACGCTATGGCAGAGACAAG ttgacattcaACATCGAGGCGGGCCGGCGCTGTGACTCTGGACCTGGAACCTTCACCTTTGAGACGTGCCAAGCTGACGTCATCTTCAGCCTCATCGAGACCGCCATACGGGAACAGAAGGCCGTCGCCAGGGACGAATGTGAGGGCGACACTGTGGTTGCTAACCGTAGCCCTAATATGCCTCGTGCTCGTTCACCACTGCCCAAACTACCAGATAGCGCAGCCATTTTGGAGGGCAGCTACAGTTTTAAGCCAGTATTTTCAAATGCTATTGGCTCAGAGCAGTGTTTGTACTCACAGCCGCCTAATTTGATTGGCTCTGAGGAGTGTCCGTACTCTGAGCCAGCAGACAGTATTAAACCCAAAGCCCCCAGCCTCAACTCCTATCTGACGCCCCCAACAGCCTCCACCCtcaccccctctatccctctacaccCCTGCAATCACCATGTCAACCGAACGGAACCAGTGTACGCCGACCCAGCAGACATCCTCTCACTCACACCCCCGagatctacaccaccaccacccccgccCACTTCCTCTTCCTGCTCTTATCACCACGACAACAAGCCAGAGCCGTTCTACTCCGAGGTGTACGACCGTGCGAGTCCTCTATCTGACACGactcaacaacagaaacagagcCAGGACCAGCGGGGCAGGAACCTGGCAAAGAGGAACCCATCTATAGTGAGCCTTGTGTGGGGACCCCAGCCAAGGGCCCCAACACTGACCCGTTCGCCCACCTTTACAGCCAGGTCTGCAAGCCAGGCTCTTCATCAccatcatccccctcttcctcactggcctcctcttcctcctcatcatcatcgtcGTTGA
- the dok1a gene encoding docking protein 2 isoform X2, whose translation MPRDALNIMDIHVKAGQVYLQHRNVEKKWKQHWLTLYPSSRCGVARLERQEVGGGERAGPSGVWKHQDKVKEKRVIRLSEVIRVLRLPPHAEACPKDNMAAFCVETDGRRFVFAADKDDCVEWVERMCDLAFQGGSTGQQPQIQMEDNQIYVSREEISEFRVGVKQTDVAMRCGLQGEYYWLQVAQDGLVLKEAETRKSLQDWPYRLIRRYGRDKLTFNIEAGRRCDSGPGTFTFETCQADVIFSLIETAIREQKAVARDECEGDTVVANRSPNMPRARSPLPKLPDSAAILEGSYSFKPVFSNAIGSEQCLYSQPPNLIGSEECPYSEPADSIKPKAPSLNSYLTPPTASTLTPSIPLHPCNHHVNRTEPVYADPADILSLTPPRSTPPPPPPTSSSCSYHHDNKPEPFYSEVYDRASPLSDTTQQQKQSQDQRGRNLAKRNPSIVSLVWGPQPRAPTLTRSPTFTARSASQALHHHHPPLPHWPPLPPHHHRR comes from the exons ATGCCGAGAGACGCTTTGAACATAATGGACATTCATGTGAAAGCAGGACAAGTTTACCTTCAACACAGAAATGTAGAAAAG AAGTGGAAGCAGCATTGGCTGACTCTCTACCCCTCCAGCCGCTGCGGTGTAGCCAGGCTAGAGCGCCAGGAAGTGGGGGGAGGAGAGCGGGCCGGTCCCTCTGGGGTCTGGAAGCACCAGGACAAAGTTAAGGAGAAGAGGGTGATCCGTCTGTCAGAG GTGATCAGGGTCCTGAGGCTGCCCCCACACGCTGAGGCCTGCCCCAAAGACAACATGGCCGCCTTCTGTGTGGAGACAGATGGCAGGAGGTTCGTCTTCGCAGCGGATAAGGACGACTGCGTGGAGTGGGTGGAGAGGATGTGTGACCTCGCCTTCCAG GGAGGCTCCACTGGTCAGCAGCCCCAAATTCAGATGGAGGACAACCAGATCTACGTCTCCAGGGAGGAAA tTAGTGAGTTCAGGGTGGGTGTGAAGCAGACGGATGTAGCGATGCGCTGCGGCCTCCAGGGGGAGTACTATTGGCTGCAAGTGGCCCAGGACGGGCTGGTCCTTAAGGAGGCGGAGACCAGGAAGAGTTTGCAGGACTGGCCCTATCGGCTGATACGACGCTATGGCAGAGACAAG ttgacattcaACATCGAGGCGGGCCGGCGCTGTGACTCTGGACCTGGAACCTTCACCTTTGAGACGTGCCAAGCTGACGTCATCTTCAGCCTCATCGAGACCGCCATACGGGAACAGAAGGCCGTCGCCAGGGACGAATGTGAGGGCGACACTGTGGTTGCTAACCGTAGCCCTAATATGCCTCGTGCTCGTTCACCACTGCCCAAACTACCAGATAGCGCAGCCATTTTGGAGGGCAGCTACAGTTTTAAGCCAGTATTTTCAAATGCTATTGGCTCAGAGCAGTGTTTGTACTCACAGCCGCCTAATTTGATTGGCTCTGAGGAGTGTCCGTACTCTGAGCCAGCAGACAGTATTAAACCCAAAGCCCCCAGCCTCAACTCCTATCTGACGCCCCCAACAGCCTCCACCCtcaccccctctatccctctacaccCCTGCAATCACCATGTCAACCGAACGGAACCAGTGTACGCCGACCCAGCAGACATCCTCTCACTCACACCCCCGagatctacaccaccaccacccccgccCACTTCCTCTTCCTGCTCTTATCACCACGACAACAAGCCAGAGCCGTTCTACTCCGAGGTGTACGACCGTGCGAGTCCTCTATCTGACACGactcaacaacagaaacagagcCAGGACCAGCGGGGCAGGAACCTGGCAAAGAGGAACCCATCTATAGTGAGCCTTGTGTGGGGACCCCAGCCAAGGGCCCCAACACTGACCCGTTCGCCCACCTTTACAGCCAGGTCTGCAAGCCAGGCTCTTCATCAccatcatccccctcttcctcactggcctcctcttcctcctcatcatcatcgtcGTTGA